A window from Candidatus Aminicenantes bacterium encodes these proteins:
- a CDS encoding type II toxin-antitoxin system VapC family toxin, which yields MVPATRLLLLDANVLIDYRESDFSILSLANIYLGKVHILTPILAEVGDLDAGKREESNLTIIEPELEHVFSAAERKGRLSFNDSLCLIVAAAGGYTCATNDKALRGACAETGVPVVWGLEIMAELVRCHAMTAEAAVAVAEKIHSVNPHHIPLRLIDRFRRTVTQVTGETKKV from the coding sequence ATGGTTCCCGCAACCCGGTTGCTTCTCCTGGACGCCAATGTACTCATTGATTATCGCGAATCGGATTTTTCCATTCTGTCCCTTGCCAATATATATCTTGGTAAAGTGCACATTTTGACACCCATTTTGGCTGAGGTGGGCGACCTCGATGCCGGGAAGCGTGAAGAAAGCAATCTGACGATCATTGAACCAGAGCTGGAGCATGTGTTCTCGGCTGCGGAGCGGAAGGGCCGCTTATCGTTTAACGACAGCCTCTGCCTTATAGTGGCGGCCGCGGGCGGATATACCTGTGCGACCAACGACAAGGCTTTGCGCGGGGCATGTGCTGAAACGGGTGTTCCTGTAGTCTGGGGACTGGAAATCATGGCCGAACTGGTCCGCTGCCACGCCATGACGGCTGAAGCGGCCGTCGCGGTCGCGGAAAAAATTCACTCCGTCAATCCACACCATATTCCCCTGAGACTTATTGATCGTTTCCGCCGGACAGTCACCCAGGTCACGGGAGAAACAAAGAAAGTATGA